Proteins encoded by one window of Acuticoccus sp. MNP-M23:
- a CDS encoding tRNA U-34 5-methylaminomethyl-2-thiouridine biosynthesis protein, with translation MPKGEIVAGFIAPHPPHLVYGENPPQNEPRSQGGWEQLRWGYEKVREAIDELKPDVLLVHSPHWNTQLGHHFLGVPHLTGKSVDPIFPNLFRYTYDLKVDTELAQLACKYAREEGLVSKMMTNPKFRVDYGTITSLHLARPQWDLPVVGLSANNSPYYLTTEEGFAEMDLLGKATRRAIEDSGRRAIVLCSATMSHRHFQEEPATPEDMSCEHPYSMEMYQWDMKLIHLMRTGQMAEVHRLLPEFVDIAFAEFKAGSFTWMCSAMGYPELPGELLAFGNVIGTGNAIFKWDLTKHGLATPASQWQGGARSAHDAPAAAPSWQAPSSPATSDAFFRGDGPAVGARAL, from the coding sequence ATGCCCAAGGGTGAAATCGTCGCCGGCTTCATCGCACCGCATCCGCCGCATCTTGTCTACGGCGAGAACCCGCCGCAGAATGAGCCGCGGTCGCAAGGCGGCTGGGAGCAGCTACGCTGGGGCTACGAGAAGGTCCGCGAAGCCATCGACGAGTTGAAGCCCGACGTGCTCCTCGTCCACTCGCCGCACTGGAACACCCAGCTCGGCCACCACTTCCTCGGCGTGCCGCACCTCACCGGCAAGTCGGTCGACCCGATCTTTCCCAACCTCTTCCGCTATACCTACGACCTGAAGGTCGACACCGAGCTGGCGCAGCTCGCCTGCAAATACGCCCGCGAAGAGGGCCTCGTCTCCAAGATGATGACGAACCCGAAATTCCGGGTGGACTACGGCACCATCACCTCGCTGCACCTGGCGCGTCCGCAGTGGGACCTCCCGGTGGTGGGCCTCTCGGCCAACAACTCGCCCTACTACCTCACCACGGAGGAGGGCTTTGCCGAGATGGACCTTCTGGGCAAGGCGACCCGCCGCGCCATCGAGGATTCCGGCCGCCGCGCGATCGTCCTCTGCTCGGCGACCATGAGCCACCGCCATTTCCAGGAAGAGCCCGCAACGCCGGAAGACATGAGCTGCGAGCATCCATACTCGATGGAAATGTACCAGTGGGACATGAAGCTCATCCACCTGATGCGCACCGGGCAGATGGCCGAAGTCCACCGCCTGCTGCCCGAATTCGTCGACATCGCGTTCGCCGAGTTCAAGGCAGGGTCGTTCACCTGGATGTGCTCGGCCATGGGCTACCCGGAGCTTCCGGGCGAGCTTCTGGCGTTCGGCAACGTGATCGGCACCGGCAACGCCATCTTCAAGTGGGACCTCACCAAGCACGGCCTCGCCACCCCCGCGAGCCAGTGGCAGGGCGGCGCGCGGTCCGCGCATGACGCTCCCGCCGCAGCGCCCTCGTGGCAGGCCCCGTCCTCGCCCGCCACCTCTGATGCGTTCTTCCGCGGCGATGGTCCCGCCGTCGGGGCGCGAGCGCTTTAG
- a CDS encoding RidA family protein translates to MTDIAAPETRDANGRVVKHLATPRGAYPHFRRAGPLVFVSGTSSRRKDNTIAGASVDEMGTTTLDIREQTAACIENVRAVLQEAGGDLENLVELSTFLVNMNDFGGYNEVYGQYFSESGPARTTVAVHQLPHPQLLIEIRATAYIAQSPTSAE, encoded by the coding sequence ATGACCGACATCGCCGCACCCGAGACGCGGGACGCCAACGGACGGGTGGTCAAGCACCTCGCCACGCCGCGCGGCGCCTACCCGCATTTTCGCCGGGCGGGGCCGCTGGTGTTCGTGTCGGGCACCAGCTCGCGCCGCAAGGACAACACCATCGCCGGCGCCAGCGTTGACGAGATGGGCACGACCACGCTCGACATTCGCGAGCAGACCGCAGCGTGCATCGAGAATGTGCGCGCCGTCCTACAGGAAGCGGGCGGCGACCTTGAAAACCTCGTCGAGCTGTCGACCTTCCTCGTCAACATGAACGACTTCGGCGGCTACAACGAAGTCTACGGCCAGTATTTCTCCGAGAGCGGGCCGGCGCGCACCACAGTTGCCGTGCACCAGCTCCCGCATCCGCAGCTACTGATCGAAATCCGGGCCACGGCCTACATCGCCCAGTCGCCCACCAGCGCCGAATAG
- a CDS encoding RidA family protein: MALDFTGLPAPKFRYAPAVEAAGMVRTAGMVGLDPASGKLAEGGAAAEFSQILANLGTFLAANGFSRRDVFAANIFVTDFAAFGAINTIWDAFFDDDAALPARTSVGVSALPIGAAVEADFTLARRAAPSGA; the protein is encoded by the coding sequence GTGGCACTCGATTTCACCGGCCTTCCTGCACCCAAGTTCCGCTATGCCCCCGCGGTGGAAGCGGCCGGCATGGTGCGGACAGCCGGCATGGTCGGTCTCGACCCTGCGTCCGGCAAACTTGCCGAAGGTGGCGCAGCCGCCGAGTTCAGTCAGATCCTTGCAAATCTTGGCACGTTCCTCGCGGCGAATGGCTTTTCCCGGCGCGACGTTTTCGCCGCCAACATTTTCGTCACCGATTTTGCTGCGTTCGGCGCCATCAACACAATCTGGGACGCCTTTTTCGACGATGACGCCGCGCTGCCCGCGCGCACATCTGTCGGCGTCAGCGCGCTGCCCATCGGCGCCGCGGTCGAAGCCGATTTCACGCTGGCGCGGCGCGCCGCACCTTCCGGAGCCTGA
- a CDS encoding flotillin domain-containing protein translates to MDVLPAVIMTLVIVVIVIVILWVLFWWLYRRATKEVAFVRTGLGGQTVVQNGGAFVIPVLHDLTPVSMSTNRLEITREDETSIITRDRMRIDVTAMFYVRVASSPEAIALAAQALGSKTGRPEAMRELLEGRFVDALRSVAAEMTMEELHEQRGDFIRRVKAHVAAEVEQTGLELESASLTQLDQTSREFFDPNNAFDAEGLTRLTADIESRKLKRNAIEQDSRVNIQTKNLESETRRLELDKQEEYARLAQQEEIAVRRAEQGATISSEEASRRRFSEEARVAAQLSIDLATARADQQREVERLTVQKAVERENAQTRQAIEDARTESEQIVELRRIEREKQTAMHLAAKDSEVARATAERTRESEEARVAAELEVRIATLKADEQREVIRLATELAVAQEKMRIRREVENVTIETDAAVRVQRAASNKDVAVEEAARKAEVAKAEAENRREAEEARAAADAQIRVANVKADEENEMARMGAEAAIAAQREKNREAVDGVTTGVDRAIRLARIAKEHAVAMEEAASLSEVSQEQARRQREADAVTLTTGNELERIRVELARLLDVDKEEADRLVAVARTSRKEAVSRADMDSRLAIDTLAIEQQRQLIESEHLKDVALSESAKAQIEALADVERARRSLVEAEEALTLLRAREREEREKVIALIKANSAAESDVAALLVAAEARVREATDTAKANEVETRARAARITAMAEAEAVADKARIDTDAHQRAVDAEAVRALTEAENTMSDELMALKVRLSVIDHLKDIIRESAKPMENIDDIRIVEVNGLVGGQLALSGGGMIGADGNPVGPQNLPDQVVNSALRYRTQAPVVDQLLKEVGLGKADASGVSAFLKEGLSGEDPEAPTPPPAKPENP, encoded by the coding sequence ATGGATGTTCTCCCCGCCGTGATCATGACGCTTGTCATCGTCGTGATCGTCATCGTCATCTTGTGGGTGTTGTTCTGGTGGCTCTACCGCCGCGCCACCAAGGAGGTGGCGTTCGTCCGCACCGGCCTCGGCGGGCAGACGGTGGTGCAGAACGGCGGCGCCTTCGTCATCCCCGTGCTGCACGACCTCACCCCGGTCTCCATGTCCACCAACCGGCTGGAGATCACGCGGGAGGACGAAACCTCCATCATCACCCGCGACCGGATGCGGATCGACGTGACCGCCATGTTCTACGTCCGCGTCGCCAGCAGCCCCGAGGCCATCGCGCTGGCCGCACAGGCGCTCGGCTCCAAGACCGGCCGGCCCGAAGCGATGCGCGAGCTTCTGGAAGGCCGCTTCGTCGACGCGCTGCGCAGCGTTGCCGCCGAGATGACCATGGAGGAGCTGCACGAGCAGCGGGGCGACTTCATCCGCCGCGTGAAGGCGCACGTTGCCGCCGAAGTGGAGCAGACCGGCCTTGAGCTGGAGTCCGCGTCGCTCACCCAGCTCGACCAGACCAGCCGCGAATTCTTCGACCCCAACAACGCGTTCGACGCCGAGGGCCTGACGCGCCTGACGGCCGACATCGAGTCCCGCAAGCTGAAGCGCAACGCCATCGAGCAGGACAGCCGCGTCAACATCCAGACCAAGAACCTGGAGTCAGAGACCCGCCGGCTGGAGCTGGACAAGCAGGAAGAATACGCCCGCCTCGCCCAGCAGGAAGAGATTGCCGTGCGCCGCGCCGAGCAGGGCGCCACCATTTCGTCCGAGGAGGCGTCCCGCCGCCGCTTCTCCGAAGAGGCCCGCGTCGCCGCCCAGCTCTCCATCGACCTTGCCACAGCAAGAGCCGACCAGCAGCGCGAGGTGGAACGCCTCACGGTGCAGAAGGCCGTGGAGCGCGAGAACGCGCAGACCCGCCAGGCCATCGAGGATGCGCGCACCGAGTCCGAACAGATTGTCGAGCTCAGGCGGATCGAGCGCGAGAAGCAGACGGCGATGCACCTGGCCGCCAAGGACTCCGAGGTGGCGCGCGCCACCGCCGAGCGCACCCGCGAGTCCGAGGAAGCCCGCGTTGCCGCCGAGCTGGAGGTGCGGATCGCCACCCTGAAAGCCGACGAGCAGCGCGAGGTCATCCGCCTCGCCACCGAGCTTGCGGTGGCGCAGGAGAAAATGCGCATCCGCCGTGAGGTGGAAAACGTCACCATCGAGACAGATGCTGCCGTCCGCGTCCAGCGCGCCGCCAGCAACAAGGATGTCGCGGTGGAAGAGGCCGCGCGAAAGGCCGAGGTTGCCAAGGCGGAAGCCGAGAACCGCCGCGAGGCCGAAGAGGCTCGTGCTGCCGCCGACGCGCAGATCCGCGTCGCCAACGTGAAGGCGGACGAGGAGAACGAAATGGCCCGCATGGGGGCGGAGGCGGCCATTGCGGCTCAGCGCGAGAAAAACCGCGAGGCGGTGGACGGCGTCACCACCGGCGTCGACAGGGCGATCCGCCTTGCGCGGATTGCCAAGGAGCATGCCGTTGCCATGGAGGAGGCCGCCAGCCTCTCCGAGGTTTCGCAGGAGCAGGCCCGCCGCCAGCGCGAAGCCGATGCGGTCACCCTCACCACCGGCAACGAGCTGGAGCGGATCCGCGTCGAGCTCGCCCGCCTGCTCGACGTTGACAAGGAGGAGGCCGACCGCCTCGTCGCGGTCGCCCGCACCAGCCGCAAGGAGGCCGTCTCCCGCGCCGACATGGACTCGCGCCTCGCCATCGACACGCTCGCCATCGAGCAGCAGCGCCAGCTGATCGAGAGCGAACACCTGAAGGACGTCGCGCTGTCGGAAAGCGCCAAGGCACAGATCGAGGCGCTGGCGGACGTGGAGCGCGCCCGCCGCTCGCTGGTGGAAGCCGAAGAGGCGCTCACCCTCCTGCGTGCCCGCGAGCGGGAAGAGCGCGAAAAGGTCATCGCGCTCATCAAGGCGAACTCCGCCGCCGAGAGCGACGTTGCGGCGCTTCTGGTCGCCGCCGAAGCCCGCGTGCGCGAGGCGACCGACACCGCGAAAGCCAACGAGGTGGAAACCCGCGCCAGGGCCGCGCGGATCACCGCCATGGCCGAGGCCGAGGCGGTCGCCGACAAGGCCCGGATCGACACCGACGCCCACCAGCGCGCGGTGGACGCCGAAGCCGTCCGCGCCCTCACCGAGGCGGAAAACACAATGTCCGACGAGCTGATGGCGCTGAAGGTGCGCCTCTCCGTCATCGACCACCTGAAGGACATCATCCGCGAAAGCGCCAAGCCGATGGAGAACATCGACGATATCCGCATCGTCGAGGTCAACGGCCTTGTCGGCGGCCAGCTCGCCCTTTCCGGCGGCGGCATGATCGGTGCCGACGGCAACCCCGTTGGCCCGCAGAACCTGCCCGATCAGGTGGTCAACAGTGCGCTGCGCTACCGCACGCAAGCGCCCGTGGTCGACCAGCTCCTGAAAGAGGTCGGCCTTGGCAAGGCAGACGCCAGCGGCGTTTCTGCATTCCTCAAGGAAGGTCTGTCAGGCGAGGACCCGGAGGCGCCGACCCCGCCGCCTGCCAAGCCTGAAAACCCTTAA